A window of Cottoperca gobio chromosome 16, fCotGob3.1, whole genome shotgun sequence contains these coding sequences:
- the mrpl13 gene encoding large ribosomal subunit protein uL13m: protein MSSFSRSAQQWVTFARSWFLIDARMQPPGKVATMCAIRLQGKHKPIYHALSDCGDHVVVMNSKQIAFSGNKWEQKVYSSHSGYPGGFKQVTAAQLHHKDPKAIVKLAVYGMLPKNLHRRTMMQRLHIFPDDELPEDIRANLTEELQQPREIPRKLNEYTQEEIDAFPRLWTPPEDYKMK from the exons atgtcaagTTTCTCCAGATCTGCCCAG CAATGGGTGACCTTTGCTCGTTCCTGGTTCCTGATTGATGCCAGAATGCAGCCTCCCGGGAAGGTTGCGACCATGTGTGCTATTAGATTACAGGGGAAACACAAGCCTATCTACCATGCATTGA GTGACTGTGGAGACCATGTAGTAGTAATGAACTCCAAACAAATAGCTTTCTCTGGAAACAAATGGGAGCAGAAAGTGTACTCATCTCACTCAGG GTATCCAGGTGGATTCAAACAGGTCACAGCTGCTCAGCTGCACCATAAAGACCCGAAAGCT ATTGTGAAGTTAGCGGTTTACGGCATGCTGCCAAAGAATCTGCACCGCCGCACCATGATGCAGAGGTTACACATCTTTCCTGATGAC GAGCTGCCAGAAGACATCCGAGCCAACCTGACAGAGGAGCTCCAGCAGCCCAGAGAAATCCCCAGGAAACTCAACGAGTACACGCAGGAGGAGATAGACGCCTTCCCCAGGCTGTGGACACC ACCTGAAGACTACAAGATGAAATGA
- the dscc1 gene encoding sister chromatid cohesion protein DCC1 codes for MRTLEEVQATLQIAKLNDEDLQKTIHCLSFGENVSSADYCLMELDDTLCKHIEAGQSLVIRGDADERAVLCSGDKTYDLKIADTSNMLLFVPECRTPDQLTNSQESSHVVHTKIWGFSNSYWELRKQRPKLKKLRKVLMENPYEGPALGGQEENTENRYTIQDLLETIQASEEELKTNLETIHACQIDGYWRMLDFDYEMKLLSHVTQLVDSESWSFNKVPLQTSLEELAPLEPKEMIEHCLNCYGKRYSENDKVFYALHEDKVCRGTALLLLQNAVKFNLREFQEVWQQSVPEGMSTRLDQLKSVALVDRNSRPETISLLRVEDLSEDTLERFNHLFTLRDKWTEDDITPYIQDLCGEKQTTGALLTKYARSSMQNGIKVFNSRRPVAT; via the exons ATGAGAACTTTAGAGGAGGTTCAGGCAACTCTGCAGATCGCCAAGCTGAATGATGAAGATCTACAGAAAACaattcactgtctgtcttttgGGGAAAACGTTTCATCGGCAGACTACTGCCTCATGGAGCTGGACGACACACTGTGCAAACACATAGAAGCTGGGCAAAG tCTAGTGATTCGAGGGGATGCAGATGAGCGTGCAGTGCTCTGTAGCGGTGACAAGACCTACGATCTAAAAATAGCCGATACATCCAACATGCTGCTGTTTGTACCTGAATGCAGAACACCAGACCAACTCACCAACAGCCAGGAAAGCTCTCACGTGGTGCACACTAAG ATCTGGGGATTTAGTAACAGCTACTGGGAACTGAGGAAACAGCGCCCTAAACTGAAGAAACTGAGGAAGGTTTTAATGGAGAATCCTTATGAAGGACCTGCTTTAGGGGGGCAGGAGGAGAATACCGAAAACAGg TACACAATACAAGATCTGTTGGAGACAATCCAGGCCAGTGAAGAGGAGCTGAAGACCAATTTAGAAACCATCCATGCCTGTCAGATAGACG GCTACTGGCGCATGCTGGACTTTGACTACGAGATGAAGCTGCTCAGTCATGTGACTCAGCTGGTCGATTCAGAGTCCTGGTCTTTCAACAAGGTTCCCCTTCAAACCAGTCTGGAAGAGTTAGCTCCACTGGAGCCCAA AGAGATGATCGAGCACTGTTTAAACTGCTATGGGAAACGCTATTCTGAAAACG ACAAAGTTTTTTATGCACTGCATGAGGATAAAGTATGTCGGGGCACGGCCctactgctgctgcagaacGCAGTCAAGTTCAACCTGAGGGAGTTTCAGGAAGTCTGGCAGCAGAGCGTCCCAGAGGGCATGAGCACAAGACTGGACCAGCTAAAG AGCGTCGCCCTGGTGGACCGTAATTCCCGTCCAGAGACCATCAGTCTGCTGCGGGTGGAGGATCTCTCAGAAGACACGCTGGAGCGCTTTAACCACCTCTTCACACTCCGAGACAAGTGGACAGAAGACGACATCACGCCATACATACA GGACCTGTGTGGAGAGAAACAGACCACCGGAGCTCTACTGACCAAATATGCTAGATCCTCAATGCAAAATGGGATCAAGGTCTTCAACTCCAGAAGGCCTGTTGCGACATGA